ttttgaacttttcttaggctggtcctggtgtttcagtggtgggaagtgatgttttggcaccccatgatggagggaaaaaacaatgtttatgagatgagcaacttgggtgagataacatgctgtcaactttgacctttactggctattttactgataacttttctcaccgacctccaaatgatgtgattctttttttattagaaactagactcaaaaatctttccaatgactactaatatgtaatttttggacatctgagttggtacagtttattgtttcaagttagcgtttcatatatttttgccaactctgacctttgcttgttcttttgctcataactttctccaccgaactccaaatgagttgattcttgttttgttggaatctatactcaaagacctttcaaattatgccttagaaatcaagtttacaccttttttgacactataatcgattacaaggacactgtataCGATTACCACAGTGTTTTTTCTACAGATTGGCTCTGCACTTGTCCAACTTGGTCCCCTAAGTAAGAATGACTTCTTCTccacttcttggggtcaccTCCCATCACTTTCCACTCTCTACCTCGACTgaaacaccaacaccaagtAAATACAAGTGGACTTGTGCCTGAAAGTAACAATTTTTGCCAATGATCACCCATGACAcactacttcagttcaactttctgtacaaaacagtgatttctctcgtgtaatcgtttaccaggccactgtaaacgattacaacagTGTTTTAGTTTTACAGACAACTGCAATGTCATTAAGTGGTATTGGTTAGTGGTATTGGTGTTTTACTCACAACTGCAATGGTATTAAGTGTATCATAAATTGAACATTACATAATAAATGTCGAGAATTGAGGAACCAGTTTTAAAGTAAACaacttcattaaattaaagACTTGAAATTATCAAAGTAGGAACTGTGGTACATAGTTCtttataatgcagaaaataaagcCTAAACAACCAATTTTAAGTCTGAGGATTGTTTTCAGAAGCACTTTGGAAGTGTTGCAGTTGTTGTTCAATGTTCCCAACGCGCGATTGCAACGCATCAAACCTTGTAGTGATGACCATGTCCATGTTTCCAAATCTTGTTTCAAGGGCAAGATGGAGGACAAAGCGACACACACGATGGAAGGGTTTCCCTGTGGACGACAGACCCACACAAAAGATGGAAGGGTTCAACGCCCGTATTAGGGTAAAGATGGACCACACAGCCACAGAGAATATCGAACGGTTGAACACACGTATTGAAGACGGAGGAGAGAACGACAGCGAAGATGGAAGCTTCGAAGATGGAAGCTTCGAAGATGGACGacagagcgagagagcgagacaCGAGATGGAAGGGTTGAACGCACGTCTTTCCCACCCTAAACCGCCAAACccaaaacttaaaattttagtCTGAAAATCCCAAAATACCCCTCGCCCCGTAACCCTTTctctgttttattttcaaattatttagccAATGCAGAGCCGACACGTGGCGTTGTGAAATCGGTGTCAAAATTTCGTTGTCCAAAtaatattttcctattttttatacttttttcacttcgtattatttcttatttaatcaCTTTGTTTTTCTAAACAATCTTATTcattgaaaatttataattttatgctTTAAATTGTTTAcgttaaataatatgaaatttcctttttaattttgttttgttacaACTTACATGTTCTTCCATTACAACCCACGCAACATTTTTTCTTAATCAGCAACAAAAAAGGACAGCTTTGTTTTCATTCTCTGCTTTCCCTAATTCTTTTactttaatacttttattaattattatttcccTCATTCATCctgtatatatatacacacacattatttctaatattgtaaaattaaataagttgaaattaatttttttttatacattaaaataaacatgttgCGTCACATGTAGTAATgatgaatataaaaaacatttttagatataatatttgttattttttataaattcaaataacttttaagtttgaacagaaatattaaaattaaaataatgtgcATTTAACACGATGTAAGTTTGTTCAGTAATAGTTATtgataattgtatttaaatcaTACTCTGCATTGCAGGTTTTATAAAtgcttataaaataatatgttggatacaaatattacataataacgTCACTGATTCGATCGGTAAACTAGTTAATAAACAAGCGTTAATGACAAAAGTGATGTATTAAtcaaatgatatatatttaagGTATTTTAAGATTAATAGAGAAGGAGGTAAATGAGCACAGTGTTGGATTATAATTGGATCAgtgtaaatattaattttattggaCCAACATCAATTTAAGGtccataaaatatttatgttattggGTTAGCATCACTTTAAGGTTCACAAAATACGTATAAATATAGAGATAAACTATGTAAAGTCAGCTTAATTGATTTCTGAtacttaattgtgaattaagtttattgattaaaatctGATTAACGGAATAGGttgaattgttttaattaatttaaactattatttttattaaataaatttaaattttaagagaaTAATTAATCGCAAACTATATGGTGTATTTAGggttaaaaaatctaaataggGTTTAAttagaaacaaacaaaatgtaagAACGTGTTTTATTAAGAAATGATTGATCTTGCTTAATCCTAAGTTAGTTTTAATGtaggataaataattaattcattacgacacatatatatatatatatatatatatattacttttagcatactaaaaaagttataattttactaaaattttaatctCGTTGATAATTAACGTAATCGAAAACATGTATAATAACACATAAATCCGAATCCGAAAAGAAGTACAAAGGAGCTTCCACTACATTACATATATTCCCTTCACTGTCCAATGTTTACAATCTATCAGAGTATCCTACTCAATCAATTACTCACTAAAACTCATAATAAATTGAAGAAATGTGTCTTCCATTTCTTGAACTTGTTGGATCCCTCTTATGCCAAATGAGAACATCATTAAAAACTTGTGGCAAGATCAGGAGTTACTATCCTTAAAGTTCAGTTGATGATGAAATCACAAATGGCATGCATGAATTAAGGAGTGTGCATTCGGGCTCCTACCCTCCTGCCGGCATTGCCATATTCAGCAGATGATTGTTCACTGCCACTCTCTTCTAATGCTAGTTTCCTGAACTTCATCATGTCAGCTTTATATTCCCCGCTTTCGCCGCCGAACCCAGGTTTCACTCCCTCGTAACCAAGCACTTCTACTGACACATCACCCTCCAGCACTCTCACAAtctaattcattcattcatatccatcataatttaagttaaaaagagaAGATGAAAGTCAAATGAATGCAGtatgataaataataaaccATGATTAGTATTACCTGACTCATTTTCGGTCGCTTCTTTGCCGAGTACCTTACGCTAAATGCAGCACAAGCCACCATACATGACATTTGGCGCTCGTCATAATTACCCTCTAAACGTGGATCCACAAGCCCTTCAAAACTTCCATCCTCCATTGCCTTTGTACAGAGTGGTCTAGCCTGTTCATGCACATAGATAGATATGGAACAAGTagacattattatattataagtatGGGAAACATTCACAAACTCCCAAACTGAGAGGTTCAAATTAATTAGAAATCTAAAGTTATTGAAAGTATGTgggaattaattaaaaactatatatacttACCCAGTCGGCCAAACTATCTTCAAATTCCCCAGTGTTGTCCACAGGTTCCCGACCTGTTATGAGCTCCAAAAGCATAATACCGAACGAGAACACATCAGATTTGTCAGTTAGCTTACCGGTTGATGCATACTCTGGAGCCAAATACCTGAAATGTTTGGCAAACTAATTCACTTTCATTGCTTGAAACTTGAAAAAACGTATCATACATAATTTACAGTTTAATTTCTTACCCGAATGTTCCCATTACACGAGTGGAAGTGTCTTGACTAATCTTTGCCAACCCAAAATCTGCCACCTGAATGGATAGATCCAATTGTTAATTAAGTAATCCCAGAAGAAACGCTTAGACATAGATAACTTACTTTGGCTTCGAAGTTGTTTTCAAGTAGAATGTTTGCACCCTTTACGTCTCGGTGAATGATACGAGGGTGACCTAGTTAATGTTAGAGGTCATGTTAACGTTGGCCTCATCGTTAATCATTAAAAGAATAGTCAGAGATAACTTACAATCCTCATGTAAATAAGCAAGTCCTTTAGCCGATCCGATCGCAATTTTTAGCCTGGTATTCCAATCCATCACAGGTTGACCCTTTCCTGAAAAAAAGTTGACAGGTTTTCATCGTATAGATACAATAAACGGTGTAAAGAAAAGTATTCATGGAACCCAGTAgttgaattatataaaattggtGAAGTTAGGGCTAAGAGGAAAATTGAAGAAATgttagaaagaaagagagaacgCACGATGAAGGTGGTATTCGAGGGTATTGTTAGGCACAAACTCATAAACGAGGAGCTTGTTGGATTGTGAGATGCAATAGCCGACGAGAGAGACGAGATGGCGATGGTGGACGCGGCTGATGATGTCAACCTCAGCTTGGAATTCTCTGTCTCCTTGGCCATTAGTGGATTTGAGGCTCTTCACTGCAATTTCCTTGCCATTGGGTAGAACACCTTTGTGGACGAATCCGAAGCCACCCTGGCCCAGCAGGTTGTGTTGGCTAAAGCCAGCAGTGGCAGCCGAGAGCTCCTCGAAAGTGAAGGAGCTTTGGTTGAATCCGAGAGCCACCGTGGGGTGCGGAGGTGGCAAAACGGGACCATGGGGCCCAGAGTAACTGGCAGTGCTCATGTCAGAACTAACACCCTGGGTTGCTGACCAACCTCCAACTGGAACTGGATATGGAGGAATATGCATAACGTGCTCAACCTTATTGGTGTTGTACCCAAACTCGCTTTTGTGAAACCCATCTGCATGTACCCATTATTCGTCAACCATCTTATAATTGTTCGAAGAACACAGCAGTTCACAAattttaaatggaaaaaattagaATGATATTGACATCATCTATAATTTCTAAGAACTTTGAAGTGATAATAAAAGAGTGCTCAAATCCAAGTTCATCACATGCATTTGTctttaatatatacaaaaaaaaaaataccatcaGGTTGATTATGGTAGTAATCAATGGGTAACTgagatttcttttttctttttatacacGCAAAGATGACcatgagaaggagaaggagaaaaatCACAGCTGCTGCTGCGATTACTATTATAATTGGCGTGCTCAATGATTGGCTCCCACTGTCTCCTGACGAGCTTGAAGATGATGACTTGGGTGAAGACATCCGGTTCTTTGAAGGTGGAGGAGGAGAAAAATGATGGCCAGAATGTGGGGGCGGCGGTGACTCGCGGTTACCTGATTTCTTATCaggaggaggaggtggtggtggtggtggcggAGGTGGagatggagatgaattagacGGCGGGGGCGGAGATTTCTTATCGCTTGACGAGGGAGGAGGTGGTGAATTGTCCTGTGACGGTGGGGGAGGAGATGAATTGTCCGGCGGTGGTGGGGGTGGGGGTGATGAATCTGGTGGTGGTGGGGAATCGGAATTGGAATCAGAAGCCATTTGGAAGGATGACTTCTTCTCCAACGGAAGGGAAGGTTAAAGAGAGGGAGACACCTGGCCCTCTCCCTCACGTAAGGATTCTGCAACTTGCGAAACCTGCCACAGTAAACAAATTGTATAAACATATATCCTTGTGCATGTTTTGATTTTGAAGGCGGGAATATACGAAGGTGCATGCTGATATTTtttgcatgcatgcatgcacgAGGGGGTACGTACGTAAGAAAAGAGAATGCTACCTGAGAGCAAAGGACAGGAGGGTTATCCACAGAAAGAGAGAAGCATGGTGAATAATTATTATGCAATATTGTAATATGGAACCAAAAAATGTCACCTACAATGCAGCGTATAATTCATTTTTCACTGCAACGTTTCTCTTCCTATCTTTAACCTAATTAGATAATCCAGCCATGCAtgctttcagtttttttatCTACGTAGCGTTAATAGTTAAACCAAAACTTACGACAATCTTCGATAAATCGCTCATATTCCTTTTTCTGGATTCTGTTGGTCGCAACCAATTCAAAATGTGCATCTTATTGCTTTGTTGGAGGGCAGCGTCGGACCCATTACAGAAGATTCAAAATCGATCGTGTTGAAGTTGAATGCGACTGTCTGGCCCGATGACTACGTGTTGGCCaaagttcatttcttttttcatgGAGCGTGATGAActaatattatgttaaattaattatacaaaataaatcatttaaatataaatatgatccTGATTTAGACTCTGATCATAAAAATTAGATGTCAAATATTAGATACGATTACTAAAAAATGTCTATATTGcgtgaaaaaatatattcatagaCGGGCATTTAGATTTTTCCAAGAAACATTTGTCCAAAACAACTGACTGGTAGAGTGAAATTTAGAGACggtaagacaaaaaaaaaaagagaagtgTAAGAAAAATTggtgtaatattttttttctatgcgACAATCAACATAGGCATCCTCAATTAGCATTTGAACAAAGTGTAATATACTATGAGCTTTTTGATTTTGTTGCAACGTGTTCTGAAATTTCATTCCAATTTTCTTCATAAAGTTCTAATGCTTCATCGAGCAAGAGAGTCTCCTGAGTAAAAACTCCAAGGAAGACATGCCAGAGCCAAATTTTCCATTACTGAAGCAATTGGTACATAGATAAAAATCTGCGCGTCAGACACATCATACAACTGAGTAGGAAATTAACAATCATAACCCTGGTCTTCCAACAAAACGCAATCACTAGCTAAAAGTTCAAAAAATGTTTAAACAGTTGATCATCTTATTGCTAACTAAATGACAGACAGCAAAATCAATCAACTCAAACAATGACAAAACAGCCACAGAACTCCTTATAAATCAACAGATACAATGACCATCAGCAGAAAACACCATCTCTTGATGATGCATTTTGTAAAATTTGGAAAGGTCAGTGAATTTTCTGAGCTATCAGAACTCGTAGAGTCTTCAAATAACCAAATTATGCAAGTGCTACATGCCAGAAAGATTTAAGTTAATTCAGAAAATATTTCAACTGATTATTGATTCCTTGAAAATTTATGGTAGAGAATAggttttaacttttcaaaaaaaattaaaacaaaaatttaattccatttttttgtgattttttttattaataatctacttcaaataagttatattttttattttcttaaccaTAATAAGCAATCAACTATAATcataattctttaaataaaaaccaTAATGTACTATTTCATATTATTCATTGGATACATGGCACACAAACTTTATTATTAAGTGATATCATTGATAGTAGTTGTAGCCTTCTTCGTTTATTCTTCATAAGTAAATTCAAAATttggtataattttattttcgtGCTTCTCTTTGatgttattattatcataagCTGACACAGTAGGTCTTGATTCAAAATCTCCTTTaacatctttcttcttctttgcatCCATGTTGTTATCATCATAAGCTGAAACATTAGGTCTTGGTTCAAAATCTTTCAcaactttcttcttttcctttgcACCAACTTCATTGTCACCATATGCTGAAACATTAGGTCTtggtttaaaatatgtattgGCTTGATTTTTTACCCTTTCTTGAACATCATTGTCACCATAAGCTGAAACATTAGGTTTtggtttaaaatatgtattgGCTTGGTTTTTTTCCCTTTCTTGAACATCATTGTCACCATAAGCTGAAACATTAGGTCTTGGTTCAAAATCTTCCTtaacttctttcttcttctttgcatCAATGTCGTTGTCACCATAAGCTGAAACATTAGGTCTTGGCTCAAAATCTTCTTtaacttctttcttcttctttgcatCAATGTCGTTGTCACCATAAGCTGAAACATTAGGTCTTGGTTCAAAATCTTCCTtaacttctttcttcttctttgcatCAATGTCGTTGTCACCATAAGCTGAAACATTAGGTCTTGgttcaaaatcttctttaacttctttcttcttctttgcatCAATGTCGTTGTCACCATAAGCTGAAACATT
This Vigna angularis cultivar LongXiaoDou No.4 chromosome 4, ASM1680809v1, whole genome shotgun sequence DNA region includes the following protein-coding sequences:
- the LOC108330544 gene encoding proline-rich receptor-like protein kinase PERK7, producing MASDSNSDSPPPPDSSPPPPPPPDNSSPPPPSQDNSPPPPSSSDKKSPPPPSNSSPSPPPPPPPPPPPPDKKSGNRESPPPPHSGHHFSPPPPSKNRMSSPKSSSSSSSGDSGSQSLSTPIIIVIAAAAVIFLLLLLMVIFACIKRKKKSQLPIDYYHNQPDDGFHKSEFGYNTNKVEHVMHIPPYPVPVGGWSATQGVSSDMSTASYSGPHGPVLPPPHPTVALGFNQSSFTFEELSAATAGFSQHNLLGQGGFGFVHKGVLPNGKEIAVKSLKSTNGQGDREFQAEVDIISRVHHRHLVSLVGYCISQSNKLLVYEFVPNNTLEYHLHRKGQPVMDWNTRLKIAIGSAKGLAYLHEDCHPRIIHRDVKGANILLENNFEAKVADFGLAKISQDTSTRVMGTFGYLAPEYASTGKLTDKSDVFSFGIMLLELITGREPVDNTGEFEDSLADWARPLCTKAMEDGSFEGLVDPRLEGNYDERQMSCMVACAAFSVRYSAKKRPKMSQIVRVLEGDVSVEVLGYEGVKPGFGGESGEYKADMMKFRKLALEESGSEQSSAEYGNAGRRVGARMHTP
- the LOC108330932 gene encoding uncharacterized protein LOC108330932, whose product is MRSFLTLLVLFIFLFATNVESRKMGGEYWKMVTKHQDMPEEFKGFPTYENDEIYVKRENKVDAKEKNKAMKFFEPRPNVSAYGDNDVQEKERNQVDKYFEPRPNAPVYDDNEVGVKLKKKAVKDLEPRPNVSAYGDNDIDAKKKKEVKEDFEPRPNVSAYGDNDIDAKKKKEVKEDFEPRPNVSAYGDNDIDAKKKKEVKEDFEPRPNVSAYGDNDIDAKKKKEVKEDFEPRPNVSAYGDNDIDAKKKKEVKEDFEPRPNVSAYGDNDVQEREKNQANTYFKPKPNVSAYGDNDVQERVKNQANTYFKPRPNVSAYGDNEVGAKEKKKVVKDFEPRPNVSAYDDNNMDAKKKKDVKGDFESRPTVSAYDNNNIKEKHENKIIPNFEFTYEE